Proteins found in one Clostridium butyricum genomic segment:
- a CDS encoding PocR ligand-binding domain-containing protein, protein MNNNFNLDKLIDLEKWEDLQETIASVTNVAIIIVDYKGNPVTKHSGCHRFCKEIRANTELVKYCQKCDSRGGLEAVRLNEPYIYLCHYNIIDIAIPIMIDGKYIGAIMAGQVKLLDVKVESSLEKILVLSKDSSARKALDDFKEYYYELPVLSYEKIKKIADMLFSLCNYLIEEALEKNLISDIYLKIVNDKQEIDLNVLGNYTLKNIEHVKKEMSNAKINTYIDEKILNNENHIKIIDTLKPAIEYIYKHKSETFNIETMAKLCHISPSYFSRLFTKEMGENFSNYVSKLKIEWSKNLLEETSMSINEISDELGFCEVGYFIKIFKKYERVTPSLYRKYCKRK, encoded by the coding sequence ATGAATAATAATTTTAATTTGGACAAGCTTATAGATCTGGAAAAATGGGAAGATTTACAAGAAACTATTGCCTCTGTTACAAATGTAGCAATAATAATTGTTGACTATAAAGGGAATCCAGTTACCAAGCATAGCGGATGTCATAGATTTTGTAAGGAAATAAGAGCTAATACAGAACTTGTAAAGTATTGCCAAAAGTGTGACTCAAGAGGAGGACTTGAAGCAGTACGTTTAAATGAACCATATATATATTTATGTCATTACAATATAATAGATATAGCTATTCCAATAATGATTGATGGGAAATATATTGGAGCGATTATGGCAGGGCAGGTAAAGTTGTTAGATGTTAAAGTTGAAAGTTCATTGGAAAAAATATTAGTATTATCTAAAGATTCTTCAGCAAGGAAAGCTTTAGATGATTTTAAAGAGTATTACTATGAATTACCTGTATTATCCTATGAGAAAATTAAGAAAATTGCAGATATGTTATTTTCGTTGTGTAACTATTTAATAGAAGAAGCCTTGGAAAAAAACTTGATTTCAGATATATATTTGAAGATTGTCAATGATAAGCAAGAAATAGATTTAAATGTATTAGGTAATTACACACTAAAAAATATAGAGCATGTTAAAAAAGAAATGTCCAATGCTAAAATAAATACTTACATAGATGAAAAAATATTAAATAATGAAAATCATATTAAAATAATTGATACTTTAAAGCCAGCGATTGAGTACATTTATAAACATAAGAGTGAAACATTTAACATAGAGACTATGGCTAAGCTTTGTCATATTAGTCCAAGCTATTTTAGCAGATTATTTACTAAGGAAATGGGTGAGAACTTTTCAAACTATGTGTCTAAATTAAAAATTGAATGGTCAAAAAATTTATTAGAAGAAACAAGTATGTCCATTAATGAAATTAGTGATGAGCTTGGTTTTTGTGAAGTAGGATATTTTATAAAAATATTTAAAAAGTATGAAAGGGTGACTCCATCATTATATAGAAAGTATTGTAAGAGAAAATAG
- a CDS encoding glycerol dehydrogenase: protein MRKAFICPTKYVQGEDEILNLGYFVRSFGESALLIAHKDDVTRVKDKLNKTCEKFKVSLVESGFKGECSREEVCRLQKIASENKCSCIIGLGGGKAIDTAKCVAEGEALIIVPTIAATDAPTSHSAVLYTNEGAFDDYAYFKQSPSVVLIDTTVIANAPTRFLVSGMGDALSTYFEARATSNSYSNVNAGLPCGFREGVCNEAKGTNTALALAKLCYETLINDGAKAKVASDCNIVTPALENIIEANILLSGIGFESGGLAGAHAIHDGLTILEGTHKYFHGEKVAFGTIAQLVLENSPKEELNQVLDFCLEVGLPVCLADIGVESINENELMEVAKKACINEESIHSMPFPISVEDVAASIIAADKIGREYKLKKGGCK, encoded by the coding sequence ATGAGAAAAGCATTTATTTGCCCAACTAAATATGTACAAGGCGAAGATGAAATTTTAAACTTGGGATATTTTGTTAGAAGTTTTGGAGAATCAGCTTTATTAATAGCACACAAAGATGATGTTACACGTGTAAAGGACAAATTAAATAAAACTTGTGAAAAGTTTAAAGTTAGTCTTGTAGAAAGTGGATTTAAGGGTGAATGTTCTAGAGAAGAGGTATGTAGATTACAAAAAATTGCTAGTGAAAACAAATGTTCATGCATAATTGGTCTTGGTGGAGGTAAGGCTATTGATACTGCTAAATGTGTTGCTGAAGGAGAAGCTTTAATTATAGTTCCAACGATAGCGGCTACAGATGCACCAACAAGCCATTCAGCTGTACTTTATACAAATGAAGGCGCATTTGATGATTATGCTTATTTCAAACAAAGTCCAAGTGTAGTTTTAATTGACACTACAGTAATTGCAAATGCACCAACTCGTTTCTTGGTTTCAGGAATGGGAGATGCACTATCAACATACTTTGAAGCAAGAGCAACTTCAAATTCATATTCTAATGTAAATGCAGGATTACCTTGTGGATTTAGAGAAGGTGTTTGCAATGAAGCTAAAGGAACTAATACAGCATTAGCTCTTGCAAAATTATGCTATGAAACTCTTATAAATGATGGAGCAAAGGCAAAAGTGGCTTCAGACTGCAATATAGTTACACCAGCATTAGAAAACATTATAGAAGCAAATATTCTTTTATCAGGTATTGGATTTGAAAGTGGTGGACTAGCCGGAGCACATGCAATTCATGATGGATTGACTATATTAGAAGGAACTCATAAATATTTCCATGGTGAAAAAGTTGCATTTGGAACAATAGCACAATTAGTATTAGAAAATTCACCAAAAGAAGAATTAAATCAAGTATTAGACTTCTGTTTAGAAGTTGGATTACCTGTTTGCTTAGCAGATATTGGAGTGGAGAGTATTAATGAAAATGAACTTATGGAAGTAGCTAAAAAAGCATGTATTAATGAAGAGTCGATTCATTCTATGCCTTTCCCAATAAGCGTTGAAGATGTGGCTGCATCAATTATTGCAGCTGATAAGATAGGCAGAGAGTACAAGCTAAAAAAAGGAGGGTGCAAATAA
- the dhaK gene encoding dihydroxyacetone kinase subunit DhaK, with product MKKLINNPEGVLEDMLAGLTAAYPEYLKKLDNANVIVRVNSKKDKVSVISGGGSGHEPAHAGYVGYGMLDGAVCGEVFTSPTPDQVYEAIKATDNGQGVLVVIKNYTGDVMNFEMAKGMAEDEGIKVEEVIVNDDVAVENSLYTAGRRGIAGTVFVHKIAGAKAESGSNLEEVKRVAEKTIENVRSMGMSLSSCIVPAAGKANFCLGEDEIEIGMGIHGEPGTHREKISTADEITEHLVNKILDDMTIKNGDDVAVLVNGLGSTPNMELYIVNKKINKMLKDKGINIHKTFIGEFMTALEMAGCSISILKLDDELKELLDSKSNTPGFKVF from the coding sequence ATGAAAAAATTAATAAATAATCCAGAAGGTGTTTTAGAAGATATGTTAGCTGGTCTTACAGCTGCTTACCCTGAATATTTAAAAAAATTAGATAATGCCAATGTAATAGTTAGAGTTAATAGCAAAAAAGATAAAGTATCAGTAATAAGTGGTGGAGGTAGTGGACATGAACCTGCACATGCTGGATATGTAGGATATGGGATGTTAGATGGGGCAGTATGTGGTGAAGTATTTACATCTCCAACTCCAGACCAAGTGTATGAAGCAATTAAAGCTACTGATAATGGACAAGGAGTTTTAGTTGTAATAAAAAATTATACTGGTGATGTTATGAACTTTGAAATGGCAAAGGGAATGGCTGAAGATGAAGGCATAAAAGTTGAAGAAGTAATTGTAAATGATGATGTTGCTGTAGAAAATAGTTTATATACAGCAGGAAGAAGAGGAATTGCAGGTACAGTTTTTGTTCATAAAATAGCTGGAGCTAAAGCGGAAAGTGGTAGCAATTTAGAAGAAGTAAAGAGAGTTGCGGAAAAGACTATTGAAAATGTTAGAAGTATGGGAATGTCTTTATCATCTTGTATAGTACCAGCAGCAGGCAAAGCTAATTTTTGTTTAGGTGAAGATGAAATAGAGATTGGAATGGGAATACATGGAGAGCCAGGTACTCATAGAGAAAAAATTTCTACAGCAGATGAAATAACAGAACATTTGGTAAATAAAATATTAGATGATATGACAATAAAAAATGGTGATGATGTTGCAGTTTTAGTAAACGGTTTAGGCTCAACACCAAATATGGAGTTATATATTGTAAATAAAAAAATTAATAAAATGTTGAAAGATAAAGGAATAAATATTCATAAAACTTTTATTGGAGAATTTATGACAGCTTTAGAAATGGCAGGATGTTCTATTTCTATATTGAAGCTTGATGATGAATTAAAAGAACTACTTGATTCAAAATCTAATACTCCAGGATTCAAAGTATTTTAG
- the dhaL gene encoding dihydroxyacetone kinase subunit DhaL, protein MVNGEELKNIFNKINIVIEENKLYLSELDAAIGDGDHGLNMSKGFKAVVKKINDLEEDDLGKILKACGMALVTNVGGASGPLYGTALLNGSKAVAKKNCININDFIEILQASLDGIKMIGKAMEGEKTMIDALSPALEAGRKALGENKSSKDILIAIRDAAKEGMENTKNIIATKGRASYLDERSLGHQDAGATSMYLILNTIAEEFMS, encoded by the coding sequence ATGGTTAATGGAGAAGAATTAAAGAATATTTTTAATAAAATAAATATTGTTATAGAAGAAAATAAATTATACTTAAGTGAATTAGATGCAGCTATTGGAGACGGGGATCATGGACTTAATATGAGTAAAGGATTTAAGGCCGTGGTGAAAAAAATAAATGACTTAGAAGAAGACGATTTAGGAAAAATATTAAAAGCCTGTGGTATGGCATTAGTTACTAATGTTGGTGGTGCTTCTGGACCGCTATATGGGACAGCTTTATTAAACGGATCAAAGGCCGTTGCTAAGAAAAATTGTATAAATATAAATGATTTTATAGAAATATTACAAGCATCTTTAGATGGAATCAAGATGATAGGAAAAGCTATGGAAGGTGAAAAAACCATGATTGATGCACTTTCACCAGCATTAGAAGCAGGCAGAAAAGCTTTAGGTGAAAATAAGTCTTCAAAAGATATATTAATAGCAATTAGAGATGCAGCAAAAGAAGGAATGGAAAATACTAAAAATATAATTGCCACAAAAGGAAGAGCAAGTTATTTAGATGAAAGAAGTTTAGGACATCAAGATGCAGGTGCAACTTCTATGTATTTAATACTAAATACAATAGCAGAAGAATTCATGAGTTGA
- the dhaM gene encoding dihydroxyacetone kinase phosphoryl donor subunit DhaM gives MVGIVIVSHSDLVARGVKEIAGQMAPEVKIEAAGGTSDNRIGTAINKITEAIEKVYSEDGVMIFFDLGSAFMNTELAIEFLDDSMKGKIEIIDAPLVEGVVIAAVECSMNKSIVEAKKSLEGMKLNKI, from the coding sequence ATGGTTGGAATTGTAATAGTATCACATAGTGATTTGGTTGCGAGAGGTGTTAAAGAAATTGCAGGTCAAATGGCACCAGAGGTTAAGATTGAGGCAGCAGGTGGAACCAGTGATAATAGAATAGGGACTGCTATTAATAAAATTACTGAGGCAATAGAAAAAGTTTATAGCGAAGATGGAGTTATGATATTTTTTGATTTAGGAAGTGCTTTTATGAATACAGAATTAGCTATAGAATTCTTAGATGATTCAATGAAGGGGAAAATAGAAATTATAGATGCTCCTTTAGTTGAGGGCGTAGTAATAGCCGCGGTTGAGTGTAGTATGAATAAAAGTATAGTAGAAGCTAAGAAATCATTAGAGGGAATGAAACTAAATAAAATTTAG
- a CDS encoding PocR ligand-binding domain-containing protein encodes MNNIINLKDIISIEEFQSIQDDIAKATGISIITTDYTGKPVTKHSCCTEFCSIIRRDKKQSELCERCDSRGGIESTRTGKPYIYICHKGLVDFAVPIIVQGQYMGDIMGGQILITDDEQKYLESFKNTNCNLDDNEELICAYNKLPIMSLEKIKNIAQMILHLSKYLVEEGMYKITINKLKQSNDAAVKLEGEQFKLQNNFEKLKLKSLSAQISPKFIFDIMNNVYSLALIEEAEKTSNLTYKLTEFIRDTFYKSNKIVTLKEELDYCLDYLNLQKIRFNEKLNFSVSLGIEQNFKIPFMSIFPFVDNAIVHGVMKKEEGGCVNIIIDRENEFIIISVIDSGIGISKEKLNFINSEENSMNHSLSGILAAKQRIKNFYKYDYSVDIVSELNKSTKITISLPIDER; translated from the coding sequence ATGAACAACATTATTAATCTTAAGGATATAATAAGCATTGAAGAGTTCCAAAGTATTCAAGATGATATTGCAAAAGCTACAGGGATTTCTATTATAACTACTGATTATACAGGGAAACCTGTTACAAAGCATAGTTGTTGTACAGAATTTTGTAGTATTATTCGACGAGATAAAAAACAATCAGAATTATGTGAAAGATGTGATTCAAGAGGTGGAATTGAATCTACAAGAACTGGAAAGCCATACATCTATATATGTCATAAAGGGTTAGTAGATTTTGCAGTACCTATTATAGTTCAAGGGCAGTATATGGGGGATATAATGGGAGGACAAATACTTATAACTGATGATGAACAGAAATATTTAGAAAGCTTTAAAAATACTAATTGTAATTTGGATGATAATGAAGAACTTATATGTGCATATAATAAACTTCCAATAATGTCACTGGAAAAAATTAAAAATATAGCTCAAATGATTTTACATCTATCAAAATATTTAGTAGAAGAAGGTATGTATAAAATAACTATAAATAAGTTAAAACAAAGTAATGACGCAGCTGTTAAATTAGAAGGTGAGCAATTTAAGTTACAAAATAATTTCGAAAAATTAAAATTAAAATCTTTATCTGCTCAAATAAGTCCTAAATTTATATTTGATATAATGAACAATGTGTATTCACTTGCATTAATAGAAGAAGCGGAAAAAACAAGTAATCTAACTTATAAATTAACAGAATTTATAAGAGATACATTTTATAAATCCAATAAAATAGTTACATTAAAAGAAGAATTAGACTATTGTTTAGATTATTTAAATTTGCAAAAGATTAGGTTTAATGAGAAATTGAACTTCAGTGTAAGTTTAGGTATTGAACAAAATTTTAAGATTCCGTTTATGAGTATTTTTCCTTTTGTTGATAATGCTATAGTTCATGGTGTTATGAAGAAAGAAGAGGGAGGATGCGTAAATATAATTATAGATAGAGAAAATGAATTTATAATTATTTCAGTTATCGATAGCGGAATAGGCATATCAAAGGAGAAATTAAACTTTATAAATTCTGAAGAAAATAGCATGAATCATTCGTTAAGTGGCATATTAGCTGCAAAACAACGAATAAAAAATTTTTATAAGTATGATTATTCTGTAGATATAGTAAGTGAGTTAAATAAATCAACAAAAATTACAATAAGCTTACCAATTGATGAAAGGTAG
- a CDS encoding response regulator has protein sequence MCDVILVDDERIELEALKKLINKLGIKVNIVGELQSAKEAIAAHKDFKADVIIIDNEMPGINGTELAKIIKSNNKDKIIILLIEYYNFNNELDILNIDDYILKPVSLEKLFKVLNKHIINLATNENKLKEMELLLLSKIIFYEEKDIKDLLNNLLYGYELLSNDDINSYKNKCTSLLNKMINIFIKINKNKAHANLNIYSDKLNKINNICKINIVMNEFLDFMSKDNTDYIIREKLIGNREVNILLNPVLIYISENYSEKITLESVSKACNLSVFYLSKLFKKNTGMKFIDYINLSLLFN, from the coding sequence ATGTGTGATGTTATTTTAGTAGATGATGAGAGAATAGAGTTAGAAGCACTTAAAAAATTAATTAATAAACTAGGTATTAAAGTAAATATTGTAGGTGAGTTACAAAGTGCAAAAGAAGCAATAGCAGCCCATAAAGATTTTAAGGCAGATGTAATAATCATAGATAATGAAATGCCAGGGATTAATGGAACTGAACTTGCAAAAATAATAAAAAGTAATAATAAAGATAAAATTATAATATTGCTTATTGAATATTATAATTTTAACAATGAATTGGATATATTAAATATTGATGATTATATATTAAAACCAGTAAGTTTAGAAAAGTTATTTAAGGTATTAAATAAACATATAATAAATTTAGCAACAAACGAAAATAAATTAAAAGAAATGGAATTATTGCTCTTATCCAAAATAATTTTTTATGAAGAAAAAGATATTAAAGATTTACTTAATAATTTGCTGTATGGATATGAATTATTAAGCAATGATGACATTAATAGCTACAAAAATAAATGTACAAGCCTACTAAATAAAATGATTAATATCTTTATTAAAATTAATAAAAATAAGGCACATGCAAATCTAAATATATATAGTGATAAGTTAAACAAGATTAATAATATATGTAAAATAAACATTGTCATGAATGAATTTTTAGATTTTATGAGTAAAGATAATACAGATTATATAATTAGGGAAAAATTAATTGGTAATAGAGAGGTAAATATTCTATTAAATCCTGTTTTAATTTATATAAGTGAAAATTATAGTGAAAAAATAACATTAGAAAGTGTCTCTAAAGCTTGTAATTTAAGTGTTTTTTATCTTAGTAAATTATTTAAAAAAAATACAGGAATGAAATTTATTGATTATATAAATTTATCACTACTGTTTAATTAA
- a CDS encoding IS4 family transposase, with protein sequence MVDYIKLFDKIIEFINWDTLKHTAFKLNTDNKVSKFFTKDHLKSMIYHHISQKDSLRDLSFGISMSSKLKETVASVSLSTLSYHNNKRNYEVFLPVLYELINKVLSTGSVNESLKRFGSIKLIDSTTISMSLNLYQWALFRSTKAGVKIHTRFDLNKGIPDAFVVTNAVEHDKTAMDSLIDSRHCIYVFDKGYLDYEKFDQYTKDEKYFVTRLKHNAVVTEVEDLKISYSYERLLDVGTKIICDKIVKLGSKYTYQTKQEYRLIKIVDKTGKELTFITNIDDLLSEEIAFLYKKRWEIELFFKWIKQNLKFKTFVGRSLNSVMIQIITGIMTFAVFKLIEPFIQTKTTLIEIKRAIKANLFEIYEADKFNWSYIFNSS encoded by the coding sequence GTGGTTGATTATATCAAATTATTCGATAAAATTATAGAATTTATTAATTGGGATACTTTGAAACATACAGCATTTAAGTTAAATACTGATAATAAAGTTTCAAAATTTTTCACTAAAGATCATCTAAAATCAATGATTTATCACCATATCTCTCAAAAAGATAGTTTAAGAGATTTAAGCTTTGGTATATCTATGTCTAGCAAATTAAAAGAAACCGTAGCAAGCGTTAGCTTGAGTACTTTATCATACCATAATAATAAAAGAAATTATGAAGTGTTTTTACCAGTTTTATATGAACTCATTAATAAAGTTTTAAGTACAGGTTCAGTAAATGAGTCCTTAAAGCGCTTTGGTTCAATTAAACTAATAGATTCTACTACCATAAGTATGAGCTTAAATCTTTACCAATGGGCACTGTTTAGGTCTACCAAAGCGGGAGTAAAAATCCATACAAGATTTGATTTGAATAAAGGTATTCCCGATGCATTTGTTGTTACAAATGCTGTCGAACATGATAAAACTGCTATGGATTCCTTAATTGATAGTAGACATTGTATCTATGTATTTGATAAGGGTTATTTAGATTATGAAAAATTTGATCAATACACTAAAGACGAAAAATATTTTGTAACTAGATTAAAGCATAATGCAGTAGTTACCGAAGTCGAAGACTTAAAAATAAGTTATAGTTATGAACGCCTTTTAGATGTAGGAACTAAAATAATCTGTGACAAAATAGTAAAGCTTGGATCTAAATATACTTATCAAACAAAACAAGAATACCGACTTATAAAAATTGTAGATAAAACAGGTAAAGAGCTTACATTTATAACAAATATTGATGATCTTCTTAGTGAAGAAATCGCGTTTCTATACAAAAAGCGTTGGGAAATAGAACTTTTTTTCAAGTGGATAAAACAAAATTTAAAATTTAAAACTTTTGTAGGGCGATCATTAAACTCAGTGATGATTCAGATAATCACTGGGATTATGACCTTCGCAGTATTTAAACTTATAGAACCATTTATTCAAACAAAAACTACACTAATTGAAATAAAAAGAGCTATAAAAGCTAATCTCTTTGAGATTTACGAAGCTGATAAATTCAATTGGTCTTATATTTTCAATAGTTCCTAA
- a CDS encoding AraC family transcriptional regulator: MSIINISMSLGYDESGYFSKVFKKVVGVTPSAYRNKNLNKPE, encoded by the coding sequence ATGTCCATAATAAATATATCTATGAGTTTGGGATATGATGAATCTGGATATTTTTCAAAAGTTTTTAAGAAAGTAGTAGGAGTGACACCATCAGCCTACAGAAATAAAAATCTAAATAAGCCAGAATAA
- the dhaB1 gene encoding glycyl radical glycerol dehydratase DhaB1 codes for MISKGFSTQTERINILKAQILNAKPCVESERAILITESFKQTEGQPAILRRALALKHILENIPITIRDQELIVGSLTKEPRSSQVFPEFSNKWLQDELDRLNKRTGDAFQISEESKEKLKDVFEYWNGKTTSELATSYMTEETREAVNCDVFTVGNYYYNGVGHVSVDYGKVLRVGFNGIINEAKEQLEKSRSIDPDFIKKEKFLNSVIISCEAAITYVNRYAKKAKEIADNTSDAKRKAELNEIAKICSKVSGEGAKSFYEACQLFWFIHAIINIESNGHSISPARFDQYMYPYYENDKNITDKFAQELIDCIWIKLNDINKVRDEISTKHFGGYPMYQNLIVGGQNSEGKDATNKVSYMALEAAVHVKLPQPSLSVRIWNKTPDEFLLRAAELTREGLGLPAYYNDEVIIPALVSRGLTLEDARDYGIIGCVEPQKPGKTEGWHDSAFFNLARIVELTINSGFDKNKQIGPKTQNFEEMKSFDEFMKAYKAQMEYFVKHMCCADNCIDIAHAERAPLPFLSSMVDNCIGKGKSLQDGGAEYNFSGPQGVGVANIGDSLVAVKKIVFDENKITPSELKKTLNNDFKNSEEIQALLKNTPKFGNDIDEVDNLAREGALVYCREVNKYTNPRGGNFQPGLYPSSINVYFGSLTGATPDGRKSGQPLADGVSPSRGCDVSGPTAACNSVSKLDHFIASNGTLFNQKFHPSALKGDNGLMNLSSLIRSYFDQKGFHVQFNVIDKKILLAAQKNPEKYQDLIVRVAGYSAQFISLDKSIQNDIIARTEHVM; via the coding sequence ATGATAAGTAAAGGATTTAGTACCCAAACAGAAAGAATAAATATTTTAAAGGCTCAAATATTAAATGCTAAACCATGTGTTGAGTCAGAAAGGGCAATATTAATAACAGAATCATTTAAACAAACAGAAGGCCAGCCAGCAATTTTAAGAAGAGCATTGGCATTGAAACACATACTTGAAAATATCCCTATAACAATTAGAGATCAAGAACTTATAGTGGGAAGTTTAACTAAAGAACCAAGGTCTTCACAAGTATTTCCTGAGTTTTCTAATAAGTGGTTACAAGATGAATTGGATAGATTAAATAAGAGAACTGGAGATGCATTCCAAATTTCAGAAGAAAGTAAAGAAAAATTAAAAGATGTCTTTGAGTATTGGAATGGAAAAACAACAAGTGAGTTAGCAACTTCATATATGACAGAGGAAACAAGAGAGGCAGTAAATTGTGATGTATTTACTGTAGGAAACTACTATTATAATGGCGTAGGACATGTATCTGTAGATTATGGAAAAGTATTAAGGGTTGGATTTAATGGGATTATAAATGAGGCTAAGGAACAATTAGAAAAAAGCAGAAGTATAGATCCTGATTTTATAAAGAAAGAAAAATTCCTAAATAGTGTTATTATCTCATGCGAAGCTGCAATAACATATGTAAATAGATATGCTAAAAAGGCTAAAGAGATTGCAGATAATACAAGTGATGCAAAAAGAAAAGCTGAATTAAATGAAATAGCAAAAATTTGTTCAAAAGTTTCAGGAGAAGGAGCTAAATCTTTCTATGAAGCATGTCAATTATTTTGGTTTATTCATGCAATAATAAATATAGAATCTAATGGACATTCTATTTCTCCAGCCAGATTTGATCAATACATGTATCCATATTATGAAAATGATAAAAATATAACAGATAAGTTTGCTCAAGAATTAATAGATTGTATCTGGATTAAATTAAATGATATTAATAAAGTAAGAGATGAGATTTCAACTAAACATTTTGGTGGTTACCCAATGTATCAAAACTTAATTGTTGGGGGTCAAAATTCAGAAGGAAAAGATGCAACTAATAAAGTATCATATATGGCATTAGAAGCAGCTGTCCATGTAAAGTTGCCTCAGCCATCTTTGTCAGTAAGAATATGGAATAAGACTCCAGATGAATTTTTGCTTAGAGCAGCAGAATTAACTAGAGAAGGGTTAGGACTTCCTGCTTATTATAATGATGAAGTTATTATTCCAGCATTAGTTTCTAGAGGTCTTACATTAGAAGATGCAAGAGACTACGGAATAATTGGATGTGTTGAACCACAAAAGCCAGGAAAAACAGAAGGATGGCATGATTCAGCATTCTTTAATCTTGCAAGAATAGTAGAGTTAACTATAAATTCTGGATTTGATAAAAATAAACAGATTGGACCTAAAACTCAAAATTTTGAAGAAATGAAATCCTTTGATGAATTCATGAAAGCTTATAAAGCCCAAATGGAGTATTTTGTAAAACATATGTGCTGTGCTGATAATTGCATAGATATTGCACATGCAGAAAGAGCTCCATTACCTTTCTTGTCATCAATGGTTGATAATTGTATCGGAAAAGGAAAGAGCCTTCAAGATGGTGGTGCAGAATATAACTTCAGTGGACCACAAGGTGTTGGAGTAGCTAATATTGGAGATTCATTAGTTGCAGTTAAAAAAATTGTGTTTGATGAAAATAAGATTACTCCTTCAGAATTAAAGAAAACATTAAATAATGATTTTAAAAATTCAGAAGAAATACAAGCCTTACTAAAAAATACTCCTAAGTTTGGAAATGATATTGATGAAGTTGATAATTTAGCTAGAGAGGGTGCATTAGTATACTGTAGAGAAGTTAATAAATATACAAATCCAAGGGGAGGAAATTTTCAACCAGGATTATATCCATCTTCAATTAATGTATATTTTGGAAGCTTAACAGGTGCTACTCCAGATGGAAGGAAATCCGGACAACCATTAGCTGATGGGGTTTCTCCATCAAGAGGCTGTGATGTATCTGGACCTACTGCAGCTTGTAACTCAGTTAGTAAATTAGATCATTTTATAGCTTCAAATGGAACTTTATTTAATCAAAAATTCCATCCGTCAGCATTAAAAGGTGATAATGGATTAATGAATTTATCATCATTAATAAGAAGTTATTTTGATCAAAAGGGATTTCATGTTCAATTTAATGTAATAGATAAAAAAATATTACTTGCAGCACAAAAAAATCCTGAAAAATATCAAGATTTAATTGTTAGAGTTGCAGGATATAGTGCACAGTTCATTTCTTTAGATAAATCTATTCAAAATGATATTATTGCAAGAACTGAACATGTTATGTAA